The following coding sequences lie in one Tichowtungia aerotolerans genomic window:
- a CDS encoding sulfatase-like hydrolase/transferase produces MNGVKRRDFLAGCSAGMLAPFVAKAAGAGRQKTNLLFIFTDQQAFDMIGSVNSQVHTPHLDALANRGVRFEHAISNFPVCTPYRGMLFSGQHPLVNGTFANDVPLLPCPGKRFGHVLTDGGYDVAYIGKWHLYGGKTRDAAVPPGPNRQGFDGVFLSNNIHVDFRPDACYYWNDAGEKVFFKDIYPDQPWELEAQTRQVEEWFDQREKKDPFALFVSWHPPHDFRGDCSDELPGHQRNYDVDELDPKLLAPYDGQEISLRPGSSFEGKMNDCKHQQYRNYMAMVTACDAAVGRLVDKLKEQGLYENTLIVFTSDHGDMLGSHGARFPKPYPQNYALKVPLIMHCPNRLLTGRVSELPIGVMDLMPTILGMLGLSVPDVVQGKDFSRAILTGDDFASTSQPIFNCGGWRGVYTKEWTYARGVDGAKVVGGVEINLLYNHAEDPGQLNNLFGDPRYAQVQAEMEKMTVQWLEYFEDEEYTGVDFERVEKETGISWKMNYTHRPIDLLKKVCMDSRPQRAD; encoded by the coding sequence ATGAACGGAGTGAAACGAAGAGATTTTCTGGCGGGCTGCAGTGCGGGAATGCTGGCTCCGTTTGTCGCGAAAGCCGCCGGAGCAGGCCGTCAAAAAACAAACCTGCTGTTTATTTTTACCGATCAGCAGGCGTTTGACATGATCGGGTCTGTTAATTCCCAGGTGCATACCCCCCATCTGGATGCTTTGGCGAACCGCGGTGTGCGCTTCGAACACGCCATCTCCAATTTTCCGGTTTGTACGCCGTATCGCGGCATGCTTTTTTCAGGCCAGCACCCGCTTGTGAATGGAACCTTTGCAAATGATGTTCCGCTGCTGCCGTGCCCCGGCAAGCGGTTTGGTCATGTGCTGACCGATGGTGGATATGATGTGGCCTATATCGGGAAATGGCATTTGTACGGCGGAAAAACCCGTGATGCAGCGGTGCCGCCGGGGCCGAACCGTCAGGGTTTCGACGGCGTCTTTCTCTCCAATAACATCCACGTCGATTTCCGGCCGGATGCCTGTTACTACTGGAATGATGCCGGGGAAAAGGTTTTCTTCAAAGACATCTATCCCGATCAGCCGTGGGAGCTGGAGGCCCAGACACGGCAGGTTGAAGAGTGGTTTGATCAGCGCGAAAAGAAGGATCCGTTTGCCCTGTTTGTCTCGTGGCATCCGCCGCACGACTTCCGGGGGGATTGCAGCGATGAACTTCCGGGCCATCAGCGAAATTATGATGTCGATGAGCTGGATCCGAAGCTGCTGGCTCCGTACGACGGACAGGAAATCAGCCTGCGCCCCGGTTCTTCGTTCGAAGGAAAAATGAATGACTGCAAGCATCAGCAGTATCGAAACTATATGGCGATGGTGACGGCGTGCGACGCAGCGGTCGGGCGGCTGGTCGATAAGCTGAAAGAGCAGGGGCTTTACGAAAATACACTGATTGTTTTCACCTCGGACCACGGCGATATGCTGGGCTCCCACGGAGCCAGATTCCCGAAGCCGTATCCGCAGAATTATGCGCTGAAAGTTCCGCTGATTATGCACTGTCCGAACCGGCTGCTTACGGGGCGCGTCAGTGAACTGCCGATCGGGGTCATGGACCTGATGCCGACCATTCTTGGCATGCTGGGCCTGTCGGTTCCCGATGTGGTTCAGGGGAAAGATTTTTCGCGGGCGATCCTGACGGGGGATGACTTTGCGTCAACGAGCCAGCCGATTTTCAACTGCGGCGGATGGCGGGGCGTTTATACGAAAGAGTGGACGTATGCGCGCGGAGTTGACGGCGCGAAAGTGGTCGGCGGAGTGGAGATCAACCTGCTGTACAACCATGCCGAAGACCCGGGACAGTTGAACAACCTTTTCGGTGATCCGCGCTATGCGCAGGTTCAGGCGGAAATGGAAAAGATGACGGTGCAGTGGCTGGAGTATTTTGAAGACGAGGAATACACCGGAGTGGACTTTGAGCGGGTCGAAAAAGAGACCGGGATTTCCTGGAAGATGAATTATACGCACCGCCCCATTGATCTGCTGAAAAAGGTTTGCATGGATTCCCGACCTCAAAGAGCCGACTGA
- a CDS encoding FG-GAP repeat domain-containing protein produces the protein MRRKKIVCASLYAGLVAGSMQAAMIFQGNPLLLESFEADSLELLDGSWSFSPRNVWRIDECQAVHGAKALAVSAGAKNTAASVTVMRQSGVPGEIVFGGWISIKNAKVGRYALVRLTCEAKPSGPPNTTFSVNDEPVYYAASREFRADTQPTWFEHRFSVPVGFREVTLKLALDTPAGEVFFDQLFIAEADGFSTVWNVEKQSVASPEAWRAVGRDYRITARASDAKENDILWADVDFARFFLTHGERGMLDRGSAELWAVAGDRAEKLDVVCDYVQSSLEDHFQHNGMVRWRARNWAERYELYFNPIGPNGEATEPQPVFLGAGELLRYAPDVIVPAWGGWPGSYLEVMDADGDGDWDLYSGNAAEGRFICRNIGSNEKPLFAPRVKRLSSDKSPTSARTGVWLDWDGDGDKDRVRGIRKPLGTYVDGALLNFGFGENTSSGMASDVKLVDESGTDIELADATWFLIDSGDFDNDGRPDLAVGTAMGTLDLLLNRGVSSGKAVVKHVQVPFDLYSTELFESGDMTLKPVVLDWDGDGDDDIVFTAWQSFFWLLLNDGKPGVVSFAPAQQLMQKGGYLALGDSAAPTVVDWDGDGDLDLVCGSVCGHIGYFENIGSRQKPQFAGMVELENDLGDPIYIIAKGEEPIQGPAETMWGYLSCESWDVDRDGDLDLIINDALGRLRWIENTGTRTAPVLSHDIHDFMYKGSPVITPWRNRPGIVDMTGDGLLDVFLMNKFGDLVCFQQSEKDPSVFSKVRNMGSRVSNTIPLNSQKRAGARGRRNIDAGDFNGDGKIDLLVAKSRHAEPAGSIWFLKNIGRNSEPVFDVELLEARNGTFLEWTGSAGHEQWHVGCPEMVDWDGDGKTDILNGIESGRFAFYAADYFDGKSFPAVELLSVEKKTAPGTEKISLQNSQTDVQELGAQTLPLQALP, from the coding sequence ATGCGTAGAAAAAAAATTGTCTGCGCGAGTCTGTATGCCGGTCTTGTGGCAGGTTCGATGCAGGCCGCGATGATATTTCAGGGAAACCCGCTGCTGTTGGAAAGTTTCGAGGCGGATTCTCTGGAATTGCTGGATGGGTCATGGTCGTTTTCGCCTCGAAACGTCTGGCGCATTGATGAATGTCAGGCGGTGCATGGCGCAAAAGCACTGGCCGTTTCTGCCGGTGCAAAAAACACAGCGGCATCTGTGACCGTCATGCGGCAGAGTGGCGTTCCGGGCGAAATTGTTTTCGGCGGATGGATCAGTATTAAAAATGCAAAGGTTGGGCGCTATGCACTGGTGCGGCTGACCTGCGAAGCAAAACCGTCCGGTCCGCCGAACACAACGTTTTCCGTAAATGATGAACCGGTCTATTATGCCGCAAGTCGGGAGTTCAGGGCCGACACGCAACCAACGTGGTTCGAGCACCGCTTTTCAGTGCCGGTTGGTTTCCGGGAAGTTACTTTGAAGCTGGCGCTGGATACACCGGCTGGCGAAGTGTTTTTTGATCAGCTCTTTATTGCAGAGGCCGACGGGTTTTCTACTGTTTGGAATGTGGAAAAGCAGTCAGTCGCTTCTCCGGAAGCCTGGCGGGCCGTCGGTCGGGATTATCGGATTACTGCCCGTGCCTCTGACGCGAAGGAGAACGATATTTTGTGGGCGGATGTCGATTTCGCCCGTTTCTTCCTGACGCACGGCGAGCGCGGGATGCTCGATCGCGGCAGTGCGGAGCTTTGGGCCGTTGCCGGAGATCGGGCGGAGAAACTGGACGTTGTCTGCGATTATGTACAGTCCTCGCTGGAGGATCACTTCCAGCATAACGGCATGGTGCGCTGGCGAGCCAGGAATTGGGCGGAGCGCTACGAACTCTATTTTAATCCGATTGGACCGAACGGTGAAGCGACCGAGCCGCAACCGGTTTTTCTGGGGGCAGGGGAGCTGCTGCGTTATGCGCCGGATGTGATTGTGCCGGCCTGGGGCGGCTGGCCGGGATCGTATCTCGAAGTGATGGATGCGGATGGCGACGGCGACTGGGACCTGTATTCCGGCAATGCCGCAGAAGGACGGTTTATATGTCGCAACATCGGCTCGAACGAAAAGCCGCTGTTCGCGCCGCGGGTGAAGCGGCTTTCGTCTGATAAGTCTCCGACATCCGCCCGCACCGGTGTGTGGCTGGACTGGGACGGTGATGGCGACAAGGACCGCGTCCGCGGGATTCGCAAACCGCTGGGAACCTATGTGGATGGAGCACTGCTTAACTTCGGTTTCGGGGAAAACACCAGCAGCGGCATGGCCTCGGATGTAAAGCTGGTGGACGAGTCCGGAACAGATATTGAACTGGCCGATGCCACCTGGTTCCTGATCGACAGCGGCGATTTTGACAACGACGGCCGTCCGGATTTGGCGGTCGGAACCGCCATGGGAACGCTCGACCTGCTTTTAAACCGCGGTGTCAGTTCCGGGAAGGCCGTTGTCAAACACGTTCAGGTTCCGTTCGACCTCTACAGCACCGAATTGTTTGAATCCGGCGATATGACGCTCAAGCCGGTGGTGCTGGATTGGGATGGCGACGGTGATGACGACATTGTGTTTACCGCCTGGCAGAGCTTTTTCTGGCTGCTGCTTAATGACGGGAAGCCCGGCGTGGTTTCGTTTGCTCCGGCTCAGCAGTTGATGCAGAAGGGCGGTTATCTCGCGCTTGGCGATTCCGCGGCTCCGACTGTGGTGGACTGGGACGGCGACGGCGATCTCGATCTGGTTTGCGGTTCTGTCTGCGGCCACATCGGATATTTTGAAAACATCGGCAGCCGGCAGAAACCGCAGTTTGCCGGCATGGTGGAACTGGAAAATGATCTGGGCGATCCAATCTATATTATCGCCAAAGGCGAAGAACCGATTCAGGGCCCGGCCGAAACGATGTGGGGATATCTTTCCTGCGAGTCGTGGGATGTGGACCGGGATGGTGATCTGGATCTGATCATCAACGATGCGCTGGGCCGTTTGCGCTGGATCGAAAACACCGGAACGCGCACAGCGCCGGTGCTGTCGCATGACATTCATGACTTTATGTACAAAGGCTCGCCGGTCATTACGCCGTGGCGCAATCGTCCCGGCATTGTCGACATGACCGGCGACGGGCTGCTGGATGTTTTTTTAATGAACAAATTCGGCGATCTGGTCTGTTTCCAACAGTCGGAAAAAGATCCATCTGTTTTTTCCAAGGTTCGTAATATGGGTTCACGGGTTTCCAATACGATCCCGCTGAATAGCCAGAAACGGGCCGGTGCGCGCGGTCGCCGCAATATTGACGCGGGAGATTTTAACGGCGACGGGAAGATCGATCTTCTGGTCGCCAAAAGCCGCCACGCCGAACCCGCCGGGTCCATCTGGTTCCTGAAAAACATCGGCAGAAACAGTGAGCCGGTTTTCGATGTCGAACTGTTGGAGGCCCGCAACGGAACCTTTCTGGAATGGACCGGTTCAGCCGGTCATGAGCAGTGGCATGTCGGTTGTCCGGAAATGGTCGACTGGGACGGGGACGGCAAGACCGATATCCTGAACGGCATTGAGTCGGGCCGTTTCGCATTCTATGCCGCCGACTATTTTGATGGGAAATCCTTTCCCGCGGTCGAGCTGCTTTCGGTCGAAAAAAAGACTGCGCCGGGAACCGAAAAAATTTCACTGCAAAACTCCCAAACAGATGTACAGGAGCTGGGAGCCCAAACCCTGCCGCTGCAGGCTTTGCCGTGA
- a CDS encoding sulfatase-like hydrolase/transferase has product MKKCILFSLLYLATLCRAGQLTLPAVFSDHMVLQRDLPVTVWGTADAGATIRVEFGGQTKTAVTDSSNHWKVILDPMPASSEPRKLIISSSNNSVIQYSDVLVGEVWLCSGQSNMHWPMEGREKTESTEAAIAAANYPQIRLFRTPSKFAAQPQENVNASWQLCSPESARTFSAVAYYFGRKLKQDLNVPVGLLQCALGATPIVAWTAPEGFAGRETLKSFYETATRLDGVEKIDRLTPSALFNAMVYPHIPFTIRGAIWYQGEADYRDGKLYVDKTRALLDGWRKRWGTDFPFYFVQVTPFAYPNDNPELLPEFWEAQAQIVQDIPGTGMAVVSDCTTLDNIHPPQKEPPGIRLALLAEAETYGMDVVSTGPVFQSLQKSGHTLRVHFESAVGLTTRDGNPPDWFEVAGRDGVFHKAVAQVDGESVLVQSEDAPDPVAVRFAWHQLAVPNLMNGAGLPTGAFRAELPRPNLLVLLSDDQRPDTLGCYDSSTPIRTPNLDRLADQGIRFENGFASSPICVVSRASILTGRYECNMKVHQFHIPIPDEIFADSYPAHLKEAGYFIGALGKYGVGISSLVTNTFDVFEAQAGQGPQFRDYQGRKMHDAEWLTVKTEEFLNQVPEGQPFCLQVNYKEPHGSSCPAPEDDHLLDHYRFPLRPTDDPESFAKLPPYVQTGLGGWCYRNEFNNEEGDNNPYQRDYFEKVMSVDRSIGRIRYILEERGLAENTVIVFLSDHGTHLGEKQLYGKWTPYDQSLRIPFIVYDPRPAAQNGSVHSEMVLNIDVAPTLLDLAGVTVPETMDGLSMKALIDGEAVTWRDHFFFEHYTSPAAAPRYIPRSLGMRTETGKYLQWIDPDPVIEEFYNLGQDPQESNNLLTSPEAQDQINAARKDLKAWVQNNPPDFEYDPYGEIPQYGCKDIDWEHFQEIRPEEYGRIKAEVERLGVTWEQAVDDWEIRYEICANVGYWY; this is encoded by the coding sequence ATGAAAAAATGTATTCTATTTTCGCTACTGTATTTGGCCACGCTCTGCCGGGCGGGTCAGCTCACGCTGCCGGCGGTGTTTTCGGACCACATGGTCCTTCAGCGCGACCTGCCGGTGACGGTCTGGGGAACTGCGGATGCCGGGGCGACCATAAGAGTTGAGTTTGGCGGGCAGACAAAAACAGCTGTTACCGATTCTTCCAACCATTGGAAAGTGATTCTCGATCCGATGCCCGCATCTTCCGAACCTCGGAAACTGATCATTTCTTCATCCAATAATTCGGTGATCCAATATTCTGATGTCCTCGTCGGCGAAGTCTGGCTCTGTTCCGGCCAGTCCAATATGCACTGGCCGATGGAGGGGCGGGAAAAAACCGAATCGACGGAGGCCGCGATTGCTGCCGCGAATTATCCGCAAATCCGGCTCTTCCGCACGCCGTCGAAGTTTGCAGCTCAACCGCAGGAAAACGTGAACGCATCCTGGCAGCTTTGTTCGCCGGAGTCGGCGAGAACCTTTTCTGCCGTGGCTTATTATTTCGGCAGAAAGCTGAAGCAGGATTTAAATGTTCCGGTCGGTCTTCTCCAGTGCGCACTGGGTGCGACCCCGATTGTTGCATGGACCGCTCCGGAAGGGTTTGCGGGCCGTGAGACTCTCAAGTCCTTTTATGAAACCGCAACCCGTTTAGATGGTGTCGAAAAGATAGACCGGTTGACACCATCGGCGCTGTTTAACGCCATGGTTTATCCGCACATCCCGTTCACAATTCGCGGTGCCATCTGGTATCAGGGTGAAGCGGATTACCGCGATGGAAAGCTCTACGTCGACAAAACCCGCGCGCTGTTGGACGGCTGGCGCAAGCGGTGGGGAACGGATTTCCCATTCTATTTTGTGCAGGTTACGCCGTTTGCCTATCCGAATGACAATCCCGAACTACTGCCGGAGTTCTGGGAAGCGCAGGCGCAGATCGTGCAGGACATTCCCGGAACCGGCATGGCGGTTGTCAGCGACTGCACGACGCTGGATAATATTCATCCGCCACAGAAAGAGCCGCCGGGAATCCGCCTTGCCCTGTTGGCCGAGGCCGAAACCTACGGTATGGATGTTGTCAGCACCGGGCCGGTTTTCCAATCCTTGCAAAAATCCGGTCATACGCTGCGGGTTCATTTCGAGTCCGCCGTCGGCTTGACGACCCGCGACGGCAATCCGCCGGACTGGTTTGAGGTCGCCGGGCGCGATGGGGTTTTTCATAAGGCCGTCGCGCAGGTTGACGGTGAGTCGGTATTGGTACAGTCCGAGGATGCTCCAGATCCAGTCGCCGTTCGTTTTGCATGGCATCAGCTGGCGGTTCCGAATCTGATGAATGGCGCCGGACTGCCGACCGGCGCCTTCCGTGCTGAGTTGCCGCGTCCAAATCTACTGGTTTTGCTGAGTGATGATCAGCGGCCGGATACGCTGGGCTGTTATGATTCCAGCACCCCGATCCGGACGCCGAACCTCGACCGGCTGGCCGATCAGGGAATCCGCTTCGAAAACGGATTTGCCTCCAGCCCGATCTGTGTGGTTTCGCGGGCATCGATTCTGACCGGTCGCTATGAATGCAACATGAAGGTGCATCAATTTCATATCCCGATTCCCGATGAAATTTTTGCGGACAGTTATCCGGCTCATTTGAAAGAAGCTGGATATTTCATCGGTGCGCTGGGCAAGTACGGGGTCGGTATTTCTTCTTTGGTTACCAATACATTCGATGTGTTCGAGGCGCAGGCCGGGCAGGGGCCGCAGTTCCGGGATTATCAGGGTCGCAAGATGCATGATGCGGAGTGGCTGACGGTAAAAACCGAAGAGTTTCTGAATCAGGTTCCGGAGGGGCAACCGTTCTGTCTGCAGGTGAATTATAAGGAGCCGCACGGATCATCCTGTCCGGCGCCCGAAGATGATCATCTGCTGGATCACTATCGCTTTCCGCTTCGTCCCACAGATGATCCGGAATCGTTCGCCAAGCTGCCGCCGTATGTTCAGACCGGGCTCGGCGGATGGTGCTATCGCAATGAGTTCAATAATGAAGAGGGCGATAATAATCCGTATCAGCGAGATTATTTTGAAAAAGTGATGAGCGTGGATCGGTCCATCGGCCGGATTCGATATATTCTGGAAGAGCGCGGACTGGCGGAGAATACGGTGATTGTTTTTCTCTCCGACCATGGAACTCATCTCGGTGAAAAGCAACTGTACGGGAAATGGACGCCGTATGATCAGAGTCTGCGTATTCCGTTTATTGTCTACGACCCGCGGCCCGCAGCTCAAAACGGAAGCGTTCATTCGGAAATGGTGCTGAATATTGATGTGGCTCCGACGCTACTCGACCTCGCCGGAGTTACGGTTCCCGAAACCATGGACGGACTGAGCATGAAGGCGCTTATCGATGGCGAAGCCGTTACGTGGCGCGATCATTTCTTTTTTGAACACTATACGTCTCCGGCGGCGGCTCCGCGCTATATCCCGCGCAGCCTCGGGATGCGGACGGAAACCGGAAAATATCTTCAGTGGATCGACCCGGATCCGGTGATCGAGGAGTTCTACAACCTCGGCCAAGACCCGCAGGAATCCAACAATCTACTAACCAGTCCGGAGGCGCAGGATCAGATTAACGCGGCAAGAAAAGATCTGAAGGCGTGGGTTCAGAACAATCCGCCTGATTTTGAATACGACCCGTATGGCGAGATTCCGCAGTACGGATGCAAAGACATTGACTGGGAGCATTTTCAAGAAATCCGGCCCGAAGAATATGGGCGAATTAAGGCAGAAGTTGAGCGCCTTGGGGTAACCTGGGAGCAGGCTGTCGATGATTGGGAGATTCGCTATGAAATCTGCGCCAACGTCGGGTACTGGTATTGA